The following are from one region of the Phormidium sp. PBR-2020 genome:
- a CDS encoding GAF domain-containing protein, whose amino-acid sequence MVVPDPNFLSDEGEHLQFIEQLFDIGAALSSRYDLSELLDLILCKSREMTCSDAGSLYLVDRSCPEFPVLLFKAAQNDSRPAVSFREFAMPLTKESIAGYVALTGESLNLADAYHPPNDAPYRFNRNFDVDIGYRTRSMLAIPMRNRHGETIGVLQLLNRKVRPDIILRPENVVPSTQPYSPWERRIVQFLASQAGISIERNHLQTNIEQLFEGFIRTSIQAIEMRDPCTSGHSERVAQLAVRLMEEVSQSQTEVWQEIHFSEAQKRELRYAALLHDFGKIGVPEAILVKEKKLYPYQLDMIRHRFGVARRTLELDAMQAKYHDLLPESDGNETLKPLDDDLSQQLQQLDRYWQVIESANIPQRLDDEGLALLDEIAQSHYRDVDGHLKPLLTAAELEQLRVVLGNLTESERTQMQAHVRKSYEFLKQIPWTQNLANVPNLAFAHHEKLDGSGYPQGLNAEEIPLQTQMMTIADIYDALTAGDRPYKTGKSVREALTILGEEANKYHVNADLLTLFQDCEVFRILGHNLDPLTSELRDNDSES is encoded by the coding sequence ATGGTAGTTCCTGATCCTAACTTTCTCAGTGATGAGGGTGAGCATCTCCAGTTCATTGAGCAGTTGTTTGATATCGGAGCCGCTCTATCGAGCCGTTACGACCTCTCAGAACTGCTAGATCTGATTCTCTGCAAAAGCCGGGAAATGACCTGTAGTGATGCCGGTAGCCTCTATCTAGTCGATCGCAGTTGCCCAGAGTTTCCCGTTTTGCTATTTAAGGCGGCTCAAAACGACTCCCGTCCTGCTGTCTCGTTCCGAGAGTTTGCGATGCCTCTGACGAAGGAGAGTATCGCCGGTTATGTGGCGTTAACGGGGGAGTCTCTGAATCTCGCTGATGCCTATCATCCTCCCAACGACGCTCCCTATCGCTTCAACCGCAACTTTGATGTGGATATTGGCTATCGCACCCGCTCCATGTTGGCGATTCCCATGCGTAACCGCCATGGAGAGACAATTGGGGTCTTGCAACTGCTCAATCGTAAAGTTCGCCCAGATATCATCTTACGTCCAGAGAATGTTGTTCCCTCCACCCAGCCCTATAGTCCCTGGGAACGCCGCATTGTGCAATTCCTCGCCAGTCAGGCGGGGATTTCCATTGAGCGAAATCATCTACAAACCAATATCGAACAATTATTCGAGGGCTTTATTCGCACCTCAATCCAGGCGATTGAAATGCGAGATCCTTGTACTTCGGGCCATTCGGAACGAGTGGCTCAGTTAGCGGTTCGTCTTATGGAAGAGGTGAGTCAGAGTCAGACGGAGGTTTGGCAAGAGATTCACTTCAGTGAGGCGCAAAAACGGGAGCTTCGCTATGCGGCGTTACTCCATGATTTTGGCAAAATTGGCGTTCCTGAAGCCATCCTCGTTAAGGAGAAGAAACTCTATCCCTACCAACTCGATATGATTCGCCATCGCTTTGGGGTGGCCCGACGCACCTTAGAACTCGATGCGATGCAGGCCAAGTATCACGATCTCTTGCCGGAGTCTGACGGAAATGAGACTCTCAAGCCGCTTGATGATGACCTATCGCAACAGTTACAACAATTAGACCGCTATTGGCAGGTGATTGAGTCAGCTAATATCCCTCAACGGTTGGATGATGAAGGGTTGGCATTACTCGATGAGATTGCTCAGTCACACTATCGAGATGTGGATGGTCATCTCAAGCCGTTGCTGACGGCGGCAGAACTCGAACAGCTACGGGTGGTGTTGGGTAATCTCACCGAGTCGGAACGAACTCAGATGCAGGCTCATGTTCGCAAATCCTATGAGTTTCTCAAACAAATTCCTTGGACGCAGAATCTCGCGAATGTTCCTAACCTGGCTTTTGCTCATCATGAAAAACTCGATGGGAGTGGCTATCCTCAAGGGTTGAACGCCGAAGAGATTCCTCTGCAAACCCAAATGATGACTATTGCTGATATCTATGATGCCTTGACCGCTGGCGATCGCCCCTATAAAACTGGAAAATCGGTTCGTGAGGCGTTGACGATTTTGGGGGAGGAAGCCAACAAGTACCATGTCAATGCTGATTTGCTGACTCTATTCCAGGACTGCGAAGTTTTTAGGATTTTGGGGCATAACTTAGATCCGTTGACCTCAGAACTCCGAGATAATGATAGTGAGTCCTAA
- the rnc gene encoding ribonuclease III, whose product MTAVLGLNFKNTDLLNQALIHRSYASESPLPIEHNERLEFLGDAIINFISGSFLYQVYPKFSEEKLTKLRSKLVDEPHLASLARQLQLNDQIKLGQGERQANGSEKDSILSDAFEAVIGAYFLDAGIEAVREFVEPLLSQAIAEMAEAKDLEEQLSNLITDAKSRLQEWVQKQHGSPPNYRLVEKRGEPHIPTFVVQVLIEGKVWGTGTGSRKQKAEKQAAQEALKQLKAAGLMPQ is encoded by the coding sequence ATGACGGCAGTACTCGGTCTAAACTTTAAAAATACAGACCTGTTAAATCAGGCTCTAATTCATCGTTCCTACGCTTCTGAATCTCCCCTACCTATAGAACATAATGAGCGACTAGAATTTTTGGGAGATGCGATTATCAATTTTATTAGTGGTTCATTTCTTTATCAAGTTTATCCTAAATTTAGCGAAGAAAAACTCACAAAGCTGCGGTCAAAATTGGTTGATGAACCTCACCTAGCGAGCCTAGCACGGCAGCTTCAGCTTAATGACCAAATTAAACTCGGGCAGGGAGAACGACAAGCGAACGGCAGTGAGAAAGATTCAATTCTCAGCGATGCCTTTGAAGCGGTGATTGGGGCCTATTTTCTCGATGCTGGAATTGAGGCGGTGCGGGAGTTTGTTGAACCTTTACTGAGCCAGGCGATCGCCGAAATGGCAGAAGCTAAGGATTTAGAAGAACAACTGAGCAATCTGATTACTGATGCTAAAAGTCGCTTACAAGAATGGGTTCAAAAACAGCATGGCTCTCCCCCAAACTATCGCCTTGTCGAAAAACGAGGAGAACCTCATATCCCTACCTTCGTTGTCCAAGTTTTGATTGAGGGAAAGGTCTGGGGAACTGGGACGGGTTCCCGCAAGCAAAAGGCAGAAAAACAAGCGGCTCAAGAAGCCCTCAAGCAATTGAAAGCTGCTGGATTGATGCCCCAGTAA
- a CDS encoding DUF3148 domain-containing protein: MAELTVGATVRLVSRPPYLKTADPMPMLRPPNLLELGTQGVAITRNPGGTWTVKFERGTYLLDSQYLELVDS; the protein is encoded by the coding sequence ATGGCTGAGTTGACTGTGGGAGCAACGGTGCGGTTAGTAAGTCGTCCTCCTTACCTCAAAACAGCAGATCCCATGCCAATGCTACGTCCCCCAAATCTTCTCGAACTGGGCACACAAGGTGTGGCAATCACTCGTAATCCGGGCGGAACTTGGACGGTGAAGTTTGAACGAGGAACCTATCTGTTAGATAGCCAATATCTAGAGTTAGTGGACTCTTGA
- a CDS encoding response regulator: protein MNYSLDPSVLAAIAEEARQCFLEEDAPVYLEALQQGLQQLTAGQSPDYQALMRAAHSVKGGAGVAQMPGLSRLAHPLEDLLEAWNEGKIQGEQQETALHLLQEGLETLTDLLESAQAQGMDLEPDATLLTALREFQAQLQDTNPEERLTPSEGLSPGKRRLIQQALTVDLETCLQTLETHLKEEQPNLPEAIALFLDECLLLGEAYGLDWLVTIIDEASPQVEKHGEGTNNLSSLQDLARHLLTAVRSQREAYLASLESGDTPGKPKGGSESSPPATPDPPASEITAAASSPAPPSLRQQQLRIPLERMELMGSLVGELIVSHERLTLQQRQLKQASQTLRRIVQQVKPVRDDVQTLYDRLSTLDHPPHPDAAPEEAGEFDLLELDRYTALHSSLQTFEELIAQVQETRLDIDIVSRELAQDLGQVRRDLDHLYDEVTTSRLVPFKVFAERFVPQLERLNRRCHKTSRLEISGEDVLVDRILLEQLQTPLTHLLNNALDHGIEAPEERRLLGKPDLAQIHLGARTEGSEVVITIADDGRGINLESVYRKAVEREVLEAGVSMSQLPRGTLLNLIFEPSFSTADAVSDISGRGVGMDVVRTQVQQLRGTVEVDTIPSKGTTFTVRLPLSLNLLSVLLCQIGQQLVAIPSDTVLDVLPYDDAVGVGQLLAAPEPLTPGLARARTLERPPETVEQSMTWRGQVLSLFPLWDLLPYPNAGTVSHRPRVVLVLRGATEPLAVAIDRIADERPLILKPFDDTVAIPPYLAGCAILGTGEAVPTILPRFLKGTLETQDSTPQRGGSSRGGDVPTILIAEDSTGARRSLERILSSAGFAVVPCRDGQEAWKKLEQRQGQVDLLVTDIEMPILNGFDLLARIRAHGSWYGLPTIVLTSRTGDRHRQKAQSLGANSYLGKPVAPAELLATIEQLLTVDRT, encoded by the coding sequence ATGAATTATAGTCTTGATCCGTCGGTGTTGGCGGCGATCGCCGAGGAGGCCCGACAGTGTTTCTTAGAAGAAGATGCCCCGGTCTATTTGGAGGCGTTGCAACAGGGACTGCAACAGTTAACGGCGGGCCAGTCCCCCGACTATCAGGCCCTGATGCGGGCCGCTCACTCCGTCAAGGGTGGGGCCGGGGTGGCGCAAATGCCGGGGTTGAGTCGTTTGGCTCATCCCCTCGAAGACCTCCTCGAAGCCTGGAATGAGGGCAAAATTCAGGGAGAGCAACAGGAGACGGCCCTCCATCTGTTGCAAGAGGGCCTCGAAACCCTAACGGACTTGTTGGAGTCGGCTCAGGCGCAGGGAATGGATTTGGAACCGGATGCAACCCTGCTGACGGCGCTGAGGGAGTTTCAGGCGCAACTCCAAGACACAAACCCTGAGGAGCGTTTAACCCCCTCGGAGGGCCTCTCTCCCGGTAAACGTCGTCTGATTCAACAGGCCCTCACGGTGGATTTGGAAACCTGTTTGCAGACCCTAGAGACCCATCTTAAGGAAGAGCAGCCCAATTTGCCCGAGGCGATCGCCCTATTCCTCGATGAATGTCTGTTACTCGGTGAGGCCTATGGCCTGGATTGGCTGGTGACGATCATCGATGAGGCCAGTCCCCAGGTAGAGAAGCACGGGGAAGGAACCAACAATCTTTCGTCCCTACAGGACTTGGCGCGGCATCTCTTGACAGCGGTGCGATCGCAACGAGAGGCCTATCTCGCCAGCCTCGAATCGGGAGATACGCCGGGAAAGCCTAAAGGGGGCAGTGAGTCCAGTCCTCCGGCGACTCCAGACCCCCCGGCTTCGGAGATAACGGCGGCGGCCAGTTCTCCCGCTCCCCCCTCCCTGCGACAACAACAGTTACGGATTCCCCTAGAACGCATGGAGTTAATGGGAAGCTTGGTGGGGGAACTGATTGTCTCCCATGAGCGCCTCACCCTACAACAACGGCAACTCAAACAGGCCAGCCAAACCCTCCGGCGTATCGTCCAGCAAGTGAAACCCGTCCGAGATGACGTGCAAACCCTCTACGATCGCCTCTCCACCCTCGACCATCCCCCCCACCCAGACGCTGCCCCTGAGGAGGCTGGGGAGTTTGACTTATTAGAATTAGACCGCTACACGGCGCTCCATAGTAGCTTACAAACTTTCGAGGAGTTGATCGCGCAGGTTCAGGAAACCCGTCTCGATATTGATATCGTCAGCCGCGAGTTGGCTCAGGATCTCGGGCAAGTGCGCCGGGATTTGGATCATCTCTATGACGAAGTCACCACCTCACGGCTGGTTCCCTTTAAGGTTTTCGCCGAACGCTTTGTTCCACAGCTCGAACGGCTCAATCGTCGCTGTCATAAAACCTCTCGTCTGGAGATTTCTGGGGAGGATGTCCTAGTCGATCGCATCCTGCTCGAACAGCTACAAACCCCCCTCACCCATCTGTTGAATAATGCCTTAGACCACGGGATTGAGGCCCCCGAAGAACGCCGCTTGTTAGGAAAACCAGACTTGGCCCAGATTCATTTGGGGGCCCGTACCGAGGGCAGTGAGGTAGTCATCACCATTGCCGATGATGGTCGCGGCATTAACCTCGAATCAGTCTACCGTAAGGCCGTTGAACGGGAGGTGTTAGAGGCGGGGGTCTCGATGAGTCAGTTACCCCGAGGAACCCTACTAAATTTGATTTTTGAGCCGAGTTTTTCCACAGCCGATGCCGTCAGTGATATTTCGGGCCGGGGGGTGGGAATGGATGTGGTGCGGACTCAGGTACAACAGTTGCGGGGAACGGTGGAGGTGGATACGATTCCCTCCAAAGGAACCACGTTTACGGTGCGGTTACCCTTGAGTTTGAATTTGCTGTCGGTGTTGCTCTGTCAGATTGGCCAGCAGTTGGTGGCCATTCCCAGTGATACGGTCTTGGATGTGTTGCCCTATGATGATGCGGTGGGCGTGGGGCAATTGTTGGCCGCTCCCGAACCGTTGACCCCAGGTTTGGCACGGGCCAGAACTCTGGAAAGACCTCCAGAGACCGTGGAACAGTCCATGACATGGCGTGGCCAGGTATTGTCCTTATTCCCCCTTTGGGATTTATTACCCTACCCCAATGCAGGAACGGTGTCTCATCGGCCGCGAGTGGTGCTGGTGCTGCGGGGTGCGACGGAACCGCTGGCGGTGGCTATTGATCGCATTGCCGATGAACGACCGTTGATTCTCAAACCGTTTGATGACACGGTGGCGATCCCTCCCTACTTGGCAGGCTGTGCCATTTTGGGGACGGGGGAGGCGGTTCCTACGATTTTGCCGAGATTTCTCAAGGGAACCTTAGAGACTCAAGACTCAACCCCCCAGCGTGGGGGGAGTTCGCGAGGGGGGGATGTGCCGACGATTTTGATTGCGGAAGACTCCACCGGGGCCCGGCGATCGCTCGAACGAATTTTGAGTTCTGCTGGCTTTGCGGTGGTTCCTTGTCGGGATGGACAGGAGGCCTGGAAAAAGTTAGAGCAACGACAGGGACAGGTGGATTTATTGGTGACGGATATTGAGATGCCGATTCTCAATGGTTTTGATTTGTTGGCACGGATTCGCGCTCATGGCAGTTGGTATGGTCTACCGACCATTGTTTTAACCTCCCGTACGGGCGATCGCCACCGCCAAAAAGCCCAAAGTTTAGGGGCAAACAGCTATCTCGGCAAACCGGTTGCTCCGGCAGAACTGTTAGCTACGATTGAACAACTGTTAACGGTTGACCGCACTTAA
- a CDS encoding methyl-accepting chemotaxis protein, translating to MSERPVRSLSDGSPPRSNPSPTEAVEGDLLLEQLLEANRREQSGDLTEARSLYEDLIEQDPEGFYGISARKALNHLGQGNSTPTHPAAASTPGSSNSADSLSSLPRATKDWLSRRWQDLSFTHKLTILLVSGSVIPVAITTLFLVARTQERVQEDFLAQLNSDVASWGTDYVMWTEDDSFTEAENLSQLVAVRDINLSNPQQLEAERRYLDALATEALAAGDRNRADTTKSFRILTDAQGNTVAQGIKIHTSALYESPYPPVPEPDREISAAEFQPIQTQPGIALGDLDIVRAALETGQPQRGIEILPSDIISRLGLEPQAKIPLRESLARITQPPPLPLSQRDFALDDFQAGLTTVVVFPVRLEGAIVGTTIVGVLHNRHHALLDEFQQLFGAEALSVYAHDWRVNTNINAGDGTRAIGTLAPAPVVQQVLQAGQDNVSLVENIDGKNYLTVYRPLYDHTRRTNPEVAPIGMVSVARPQTELEQLVRAQQLLGLAVGGGAALIVSGIAIVVAKAFAKSLEDLAAFAQRVGRGERGVRVHSTERADEIGILSEELNQMAASIEVNMASVEQQETLRRQEAEQQRQEKERLQRGVMNLLLEIEGAQRGDLTVNAAVTDGAVGSIADAFNTTIIRLRELVSQVQSIANQVNDLASNNTPVMQQLSRDATVQAQEISRTLGTVAQIVESIRVVDQSAQQAAAIAQQGAKTARDGEEVMDLTVLSIKNISAAVAETASKVDRLTDSFKQILQILTIISGISERTNLLAYNASIEASRVPGEYGQGFRVVAEEVRRLAGRATEATRSIEQIVEIIQQDTVEVQQAMEVGKSEVAEGTERVAQTKQTLKGLADLSQTIDQYVQAISQNTTTQRSASKQVNQMVEQVSSMTENTSATAQTVTESLEELRQAAATLKESVAQFRL from the coding sequence CCTGTCCGATCTCTGTCCGATGGTTCCCCACCTAGGTCAAATCCCTCTCCTACCGAAGCCGTTGAGGGGGACTTGCTCCTAGAACAACTCCTAGAAGCCAATCGCCGCGAGCAGTCCGGAGACCTGACGGAGGCGCGATCGCTCTATGAAGATCTCATCGAGCAAGACCCGGAGGGCTTTTACGGCATTAGCGCCCGCAAAGCCCTCAATCATCTGGGCCAGGGCAACTCAACCCCGACTCACCCGGCGGCGGCCTCAACCCCGGGTTCCTCCAACTCAGCAGACAGCTTGTCCTCTCTTCCCCGAGCCACCAAAGACTGGTTAAGTCGCCGCTGGCAGGATCTCAGCTTTACCCACAAACTCACCATCCTCCTGGTGAGCGGTTCCGTGATTCCTGTCGCCATCACCACCCTCTTTTTGGTGGCCCGAACTCAAGAGCGGGTTCAAGAAGACTTCCTGGCTCAACTCAACTCCGATGTCGCCAGTTGGGGAACCGACTATGTCATGTGGACTGAGGACGATAGTTTCACCGAGGCTGAAAACCTCTCCCAACTCGTAGCTGTCCGGGACATTAACCTCAGTAACCCTCAACAACTAGAAGCGGAACGCCGCTATCTCGATGCTCTAGCCACCGAAGCCCTGGCCGCGGGCGATCGCAACCGTGCCGATACCACCAAGAGTTTTCGCATTCTCACCGATGCTCAGGGCAACACCGTCGCCCAAGGGATTAAAATCCATACCTCCGCCCTCTACGAATCCCCCTATCCTCCCGTTCCTGAGCCAGATCGTGAGATTTCCGCTGCTGAATTTCAGCCCATCCAGACGCAACCGGGAATCGCCCTAGGAGATCTCGATATTGTGCGAGCGGCACTGGAAACCGGTCAGCCGCAACGGGGCATTGAAATCCTCCCGTCAGATATTATTAGCCGCTTAGGCCTCGAACCTCAAGCCAAAATTCCCCTGAGAGAGTCCCTGGCCCGCATCACCCAGCCGCCCCCCTTGCCCCTCTCACAACGGGACTTTGCCCTAGATGACTTCCAAGCCGGATTAACCACCGTTGTGGTCTTCCCGGTACGCCTGGAGGGGGCGATCGTGGGCACCACCATCGTCGGGGTTCTCCATAACCGACATCACGCCCTACTCGATGAATTTCAGCAGCTATTTGGCGCCGAGGCCCTGTCAGTCTATGCCCACGATTGGCGGGTGAATACCAATATCAATGCTGGAGATGGAACCCGAGCCATTGGCACCTTAGCCCCCGCCCCCGTAGTGCAGCAGGTATTACAGGCGGGACAGGACAACGTCTCGTTGGTGGAAAACATCGATGGCAAGAATTATCTAACGGTCTATCGTCCCCTGTACGACCATACCCGTCGCACCAATCCTGAGGTAGCCCCCATTGGTATGGTTTCCGTAGCCCGACCGCAAACGGAACTCGAACAACTGGTGCGCGCCCAACAACTGCTCGGGTTGGCCGTTGGCGGCGGCGCGGCGTTGATTGTCAGTGGCATTGCCATCGTCGTGGCTAAAGCCTTTGCCAAATCCCTAGAAGACTTAGCCGCCTTCGCCCAACGGGTGGGCCGGGGTGAGCGAGGGGTTCGGGTTCACAGTACGGAGCGGGCCGATGAAATTGGCATTTTGTCTGAGGAACTCAATCAGATGGCGGCCAGCATTGAGGTGAATATGGCCTCAGTCGAACAACAGGAAACCCTGCGTCGCCAGGAAGCCGAACAGCAACGACAGGAAAAAGAACGACTGCAACGGGGGGTGATGAATCTGTTGCTGGAAATTGAAGGGGCACAACGGGGGGATTTGACGGTTAATGCGGCGGTGACGGATGGGGCCGTCGGTTCCATTGCCGATGCCTTTAACACCACGATTATTCGCTTGCGGGAACTGGTGTCTCAGGTGCAAAGCATCGCCAACCAAGTCAATGACCTGGCCTCGAATAATACCCCGGTGATGCAACAGTTATCTCGGGATGCGACGGTGCAGGCTCAGGAGATTAGCCGCACCTTGGGGACGGTGGCTCAGATTGTTGAGTCAATTCGGGTGGTGGACCAATCCGCGCAACAGGCGGCGGCGATCGCCCAGCAGGGGGCTAAAACCGCTCGTGATGGGGAAGAAGTGATGGACTTGACGGTGTTGAGTATTAAAAACATTAGCGCCGCCGTGGCTGAAACCGCCAGCAAAGTCGATCGCCTCACCGACTCCTTCAAGCAAATTTTACAAATTCTGACGATTATTTCGGGAATCTCTGAACGCACCAACCTCTTAGCTTACAATGCCAGTATTGAAGCCTCTCGGGTTCCTGGGGAATATGGTCAAGGCTTCCGCGTCGTCGCTGAAGAAGTGCGCCGCCTGGCGGGACGAGCCACGGAAGCCACCCGTAGTATTGAGCAGATTGTCGAGATTATTCAGCAGGATACCGTTGAGGTGCAACAGGCGATGGAAGTGGGTAAGTCAGAGGTGGCTGAAGGAACGGAACGAGTGGCTCAAACCAAACAAACTCTAAAAGGGTTGGCGGATCTCAGTCAGACCATTGACCAATATGTCCAGGCGATCTCGCAAAATACCACCACGCAACGCTCCGCCTCGAAACAAGTCAATCAAATGGTGGAACAGGTCTCATCAATGACAGAAAACACCTCAGCCACGGCGCAAACGGTGACGGAATCCCTCGAAGAACTGCGCCAAGCCGCCGCTACCCTCAAAGAGTCGGTGGCTCAGTTCCGGCTCTAA